A genomic window from Streptomyces sp. NBC_01429 includes:
- a CDS encoding S8 family peptidase: MRLSPFRAATALLLALPLLGAPAVTHAATPSAPVAVGRSPHAVPGEYIVTLKPGRAAGEVLRTLRVTPRFSYTDALNGFAARLDPALLRAVRTSPAVAAVEENSRLTVHGSARRDGPPGRATRAPAPVWGLDRIDQRALPLDHAFTTRGHGEGVSAYVVDTGIDYTHPEFGGRAVPGFDAVGDGGNGLDCNGHGTHVAGTVGGLTYGVAPRARLVSVRVVDCTGNGDKAQYIAGLDWVARNAEGPAVVNASLGEEKSTAINDATTALSGRGVLPVVSAGNDASDACSASPASAAGVLTVAASDREDRESDFSNWGPCVSLYAPGQAITSAWPGGGSRVLNGTSMAAPHATGVAALYLAGHPAATPEAVRSFLVGRSTGNALTHVHPGTPNRLLFTAGL; the protein is encoded by the coding sequence ATGCGCTTGTCACCGTTCCGAGCAGCGACCGCTCTGCTGCTGGCCCTTCCCCTCCTCGGCGCCCCCGCCGTCACCCACGCGGCCACCCCGTCCGCACCGGTCGCCGTGGGGCGCTCCCCGCACGCCGTTCCCGGGGAGTACATCGTCACGCTCAAGCCGGGCCGTGCGGCCGGCGAGGTCCTGCGGACCCTGCGCGTCACGCCCCGGTTCAGCTACACCGACGCGCTGAACGGCTTCGCCGCGCGCCTCGACCCGGCGCTGCTGCGCGCCGTGCGGACCAGTCCCGCCGTGGCGGCGGTCGAGGAGAACTCCCGCCTCACCGTCCACGGCTCCGCCCGCCGCGACGGCCCGCCCGGCCGCGCCACCCGGGCCCCCGCCCCGGTCTGGGGCCTGGACCGGATCGACCAACGGGCGCTGCCGCTCGACCACGCCTTCACCACCCGTGGCCACGGGGAGGGCGTGAGCGCGTACGTCGTCGACACCGGAATCGACTACACGCACCCGGAGTTCGGCGGCCGGGCCGTTCCCGGCTTCGACGCCGTCGGCGACGGCGGGAACGGCCTCGACTGCAACGGCCACGGTACGCACGTCGCCGGCACCGTCGGGGGCCTGACCTACGGCGTCGCCCCGCGGGCGCGCCTCGTCTCCGTCCGGGTGGTGGACTGCACCGGCAACGGCGACAAGGCCCAGTACATCGCCGGGCTGGACTGGGTCGCCCGTAACGCCGAGGGCCCCGCGGTCGTCAACGCCTCCCTCGGTGAGGAGAAGTCCACGGCCATCAACGACGCGACCACCGCGCTGTCCGGCCGGGGCGTCCTGCCCGTGGTCTCGGCGGGCAACGACGCCTCCGACGCCTGTTCGGCCTCGCCCGCCTCCGCCGCCGGAGTCCTGACCGTGGCCGCCTCGGACCGCGAGGACAGGGAGTCGGACTTCTCCAACTGGGGCCCCTGCGTGTCCCTGTACGCCCCCGGACAGGCCATCACCTCCGCCTGGCCCGGCGGCGGCAGCCGCGTCCTGAACGGCACCTCCATGGCCGCACCGCACGCCACCGGTGTCGCCGCCCTCTACCTCGCCGGACACCCGGCCGCGACCCCCGAAGCGGTGCGGAGCTTCCTCGTCGGCCGGTCCACCGGGAACGCCCTGACCCACGTCCACCCGGGCACGCCCAACCGGCTGCTGTTCACCGCCGGTCTGTGA
- a CDS encoding GNAT family N-acetyltransferase — translation MHDVRRARTADYPTLVECVQKWWGDSRTPEGARELSLLLPRLFLQHFASTSLVVEDETGIRAFLVGFHSADNATEAYIHFVGVDPRLRGQGIARTLYTTFFEHAAAAGRTEVHAITSPGNTGSVAFHRAMGFELDAGDRESDGLPTHSDYDGPGQDRVVFRRKLGAPVTATLEPFTTRPATPADFDAIVAVVDDWWGRPAARDLTRLFLSHFFETSLIAERDGELAGFVIGFLSPSEPQEAYIHFTGIAPAWRRSGLGRFLYERFFERARADGRTVVKAITSPQNSRSIAFHNAMGFTDSAPIADYDGPSLDRVTFTRPL, via the coding sequence ATGCACGACGTACGCCGGGCTCGTACGGCCGACTACCCCACACTCGTGGAGTGCGTCCAGAAGTGGTGGGGGGACTCCCGCACCCCGGAGGGCGCACGAGAGCTGTCGCTGCTGCTGCCGCGGCTGTTCCTCCAGCACTTCGCCTCGACCAGTCTGGTGGTGGAGGACGAGACCGGTATCCGGGCGTTCCTGGTCGGATTCCACTCCGCCGACAACGCGACGGAGGCGTACATCCACTTCGTCGGAGTGGATCCCCGGCTGCGCGGGCAGGGCATCGCCCGCACGCTCTACACCACCTTCTTCGAGCACGCCGCCGCGGCGGGCCGCACGGAGGTGCACGCCATCACCTCGCCGGGGAACACCGGCTCCGTCGCCTTCCACCGCGCCATGGGATTCGAGCTGGACGCCGGCGACCGCGAGAGCGACGGACTTCCCACGCACAGCGACTACGACGGTCCCGGCCAGGACCGGGTGGTCTTCCGCAGGAAGCTCGGCGCACCGGTCACGGCCACGCTGGAGCCCTTCACCACGCGCCCGGCGACACCTGCGGACTTCGACGCCATCGTCGCGGTGGTCGACGACTGGTGGGGGCGCCCCGCCGCCCGTGATCTGACCCGTCTCTTCCTCAGCCACTTCTTCGAGACGAGCCTGATCGCCGAGCGCGACGGCGAGCTGGCCGGCTTCGTCATCGGCTTCCTCTCGCCGTCCGAGCCGCAGGAGGCGTACATCCACTTCACCGGTATCGCCCCCGCCTGGCGCCGCTCCGGCCTCGGCCGCTTTCTCTACGAGCGGTTCTTCGAGCGGGCGCGCGCCGACGGCCGGACCGTCGTCAAGGCCATCACCTCACCCCAGAACTCCCGTTCCATCGCCTTCCACAACGCCATGGGCTTCACCGACTCCGCCCCGATCGCGGACTACGACGGCCCGTCGCTGGACCGGGTCACGTTCACCCGTCCTCTCTGA
- a CDS encoding CocE/NonD family hydrolase, whose amino-acid sequence MNRRPRRADGRPAATLTGALALALASVVLTGSGVPADATAAGAAGQAGAPAAAGAWPPSTGRGPCEVGETTDVGAKMRDGTVLRADVYRPRTEDKVPVILMRTQYGKADAEVQPSNYQSPQWFASHCYLVVVQDVRGQYASDGDFYEFANEGEDGYDSVEWAARLPGSNGKVGMYGSSYVGATQWLAAQQRPPHLRTIVPALTSDDYYDGWTYEGGAFRLNFVVPWAMRKIVPSAAANRADWKTYHQVNRDYQDVAKWLGTAPYNRFRPFHPGDPKVAPYFFDWIKHRTNGEYWRRWAPKEHYEKVDIPVLNYAGWYDAFLDGSVKNYQGMARRAGSPAARDNQRLVIGPWDHTGWGRPTSAAAPMLQRIGPAADSPINEMMLAWWDHHLKGKDNGVRRDGVDYFVMGADKWRTASSWPLPGTRWTDYYLGSTGHAAGNTQDGTLSTTPPGEDTGAQADHYTYDPRNPVPSVGGHSCCTAAISTQGPYDQQQIEQRPDIAVYTGAPMTEDTEVTGPITVKLYAASSAPDTDWTAKLVDVHPDGTAVNLNSGIVRASYRESSTDPKPITPGKVYAYTIKVWPTSNLFRKGHRIRLDISSSDYPQYDPNPNTGSWLGESTALRPARQTVLHDAAHPSRVTLPVIPDGGLSRGSDTPPRK is encoded by the coding sequence GTGAACCGCCGCCCGAGGCGCGCCGACGGCCGGCCGGCGGCGACGCTCACCGGCGCGCTCGCGCTCGCGCTGGCCTCGGTGGTCCTCACCGGGTCCGGGGTGCCCGCCGACGCCACGGCGGCCGGGGCCGCCGGGCAGGCCGGAGCCCCGGCCGCCGCCGGAGCGTGGCCCCCCAGCACCGGCCGGGGGCCCTGCGAGGTCGGCGAGACCACGGACGTCGGCGCGAAGATGCGCGACGGCACCGTGCTGCGCGCGGACGTCTACCGGCCGCGCACCGAGGACAAGGTCCCGGTGATCCTGATGCGCACCCAGTACGGCAAGGCCGACGCCGAGGTGCAGCCGTCGAATTACCAGTCCCCGCAGTGGTTCGCCTCGCACTGCTACCTCGTCGTGGTGCAGGACGTGCGCGGCCAGTACGCCTCGGACGGCGACTTCTACGAGTTCGCCAACGAGGGCGAGGACGGCTACGACAGTGTGGAGTGGGCCGCCCGGCTGCCGGGCTCCAACGGCAAGGTGGGCATGTACGGGTCCTCCTACGTCGGCGCCACCCAGTGGCTGGCCGCCCAGCAGCGTCCGCCGCACCTCAGGACGATCGTGCCCGCCCTCACCTCCGACGACTACTACGACGGCTGGACCTACGAGGGCGGCGCGTTCCGGCTGAACTTCGTCGTGCCGTGGGCGATGCGCAAGATCGTTCCGTCGGCCGCCGCCAACCGCGCCGACTGGAAGACGTACCACCAGGTCAACCGGGACTACCAGGACGTGGCGAAATGGCTGGGCACGGCCCCGTACAACAGGTTCCGCCCGTTTCACCCCGGTGATCCGAAGGTCGCCCCGTACTTCTTCGACTGGATCAAGCACCGTACGAACGGGGAATACTGGCGCCGCTGGGCGCCGAAGGAGCACTACGAGAAGGTCGACATCCCGGTGCTCAACTACGCGGGCTGGTACGACGCCTTCCTGGACGGCTCGGTGAAGAACTACCAGGGGATGGCCCGGCGGGCCGGTTCGCCCGCGGCGCGCGACAACCAGCGGCTGGTCATCGGGCCCTGGGACCACACGGGCTGGGGGCGCCCCACCAGCGCCGCCGCCCCGATGCTCCAGCGGATCGGCCCGGCGGCCGACAGCCCGATCAACGAGATGATGCTCGCCTGGTGGGACCACCACCTCAAGGGCAAGGACAACGGAGTCCGGCGCGACGGTGTGGACTACTTCGTGATGGGCGCCGACAAGTGGCGCACCGCGTCCTCCTGGCCGCTGCCGGGGACCCGCTGGACCGACTACTACCTGGGCAGCACCGGCCACGCCGCGGGCAACACCCAGGACGGCACCCTCTCGACCACCCCGCCCGGCGAGGACACCGGCGCTCAGGCCGACCACTACACCTACGATCCGCGCAACCCGGTGCCCAGCGTCGGCGGCCACTCCTGCTGCACGGCGGCGATCAGTACGCAGGGCCCGTACGACCAGCAGCAGATCGAACAGCGCCCGGACATCGCCGTCTACACAGGCGCGCCGATGACCGAGGACACCGAGGTCACCGGACCGATCACGGTGAAGCTGTACGCCGCGTCCTCGGCACCGGACACCGACTGGACCGCCAAGCTCGTCGACGTACATCCCGACGGCACGGCCGTGAACCTCAACAGCGGCATCGTGCGCGCCAGTTACCGCGAGTCGTCGACCGATCCGAAGCCGATCACACCGGGCAAGGTGTACGCGTACACGATCAAGGTGTGGCCGACCAGCAACCTGTTCAGGAAGGGGCACCGGATCCGGCTGGACATCTCCTCCAGCGACTACCCCCAGTACGACCCGAACCCCAACACCGGCAGCTGGCTGGGGGAGTCCACGGCCCTGCGCCCGGCGCGCCAGACCGTGCTGCACGACGCGGCGCACCCGTCCAGGGTCACGCTGCCGGTGATTCCCGACGGCGGCCTGTCCCGGGGCAGTGACACACCCCCGCGGAAGTAA
- a CDS encoding lactate 2-monooxygenase, producing the protein MAAPRPGFAEYQFEIYMRGLEDRVPPFTTDLSALEDTARDRMGPQPYWYVAGAAGTGATARANRAAFDAYRIVPRMLRDATGRDLRTTVLGSELAAPVLLAPIGVQSVVHPDGELATARAAEATGVPMVLSTASSYTIEEAAEANGDGQRWFQLYWPHDDEVTASILKRARAAGYTTLVVTLDTWQLAWRPHDLDQAYLPFIRGNGVAIPLSDPVFRSRLDRPAEEDPRAAAMQWLPIFSGKAHTWDELGFLREHWDGPIVLKGILHPQDARRAVEAGMDGIVVSNHGGRQVDGAVAALDALVDVVAEVGEETEVLFDSGIRGGSDVFKALALGARAVLLGRPYVYGLALGGAAGVRHVVRGLLADLDLTMGLVGCTEVARIGPETLHRSDPPVGRAAPAGKAER; encoded by the coding sequence ATGGCAGCGCCCCGGCCCGGTTTCGCGGAGTACCAGTTCGAGATCTACATGAGGGGGCTGGAAGACCGGGTCCCGCCGTTCACCACGGACCTGTCGGCCCTGGAGGACACGGCCCGCGACCGCATGGGCCCCCAGCCGTACTGGTACGTCGCGGGGGCGGCCGGCACCGGCGCCACCGCCCGCGCCAACCGCGCCGCGTTCGACGCGTACCGGATCGTCCCCCGCATGCTGCGCGACGCCACCGGCCGTGACCTGCGCACCACCGTGCTCGGCAGCGAACTGGCCGCCCCGGTGCTGCTCGCCCCCATCGGCGTGCAGTCCGTCGTCCACCCGGACGGCGAACTCGCGACCGCCCGCGCGGCCGAGGCCACCGGTGTACCGATGGTGCTGAGCACCGCGTCCTCGTACACGATCGAGGAGGCCGCCGAGGCCAACGGCGACGGGCAGCGCTGGTTCCAGCTGTACTGGCCGCACGACGACGAGGTGACCGCCAGCATCCTCAAGCGGGCCCGCGCCGCCGGGTACACGACCCTCGTCGTCACCCTGGACACCTGGCAGCTGGCCTGGCGCCCCCACGACCTGGACCAGGCGTATCTGCCGTTCATCCGCGGCAACGGCGTCGCCATCCCGCTCTCCGATCCGGTCTTCCGCTCCCGGCTGGACCGTCCCGCCGAGGAGGACCCGCGCGCCGCCGCCATGCAGTGGCTGCCGATCTTCAGCGGAAAGGCGCACACCTGGGACGAACTGGGCTTCCTGCGGGAGCACTGGGACGGCCCGATCGTGCTCAAGGGCATCCTGCACCCGCAGGACGCGCGCCGGGCCGTGGAGGCCGGGATGGACGGCATCGTGGTCTCCAACCACGGAGGGCGCCAGGTGGACGGAGCGGTCGCCGCCCTCGACGCGCTCGTCGATGTCGTGGCCGAGGTCGGCGAGGAGACGGAGGTGCTCTTCGACTCCGGTATCCGCGGCGGCTCCGACGTGTTCAAGGCGCTGGCCCTGGGCGCCCGTGCCGTACTGCTCGGCCGCCCCTACGTCTACGGTCTCGCCCTCGGCGGCGCCGCCGGGGTGCGGCACGTCGTCCGGGGCCTGCTCGCCGACCTCGACCTGACCATGGGCCTGGTCGGCTGTACGGAGGTGGCGCGGATCGGCCCGGAGACACTGCACCGGTCCGATCCGCCGGTCGGCCGGGCGGCGCCGGCCGGGAAGGCGGAGCGGTGA